One region of Limnospira fusiformis SAG 85.79 genomic DNA includes:
- a CDS encoding response regulator, translated as MFLPTPPNSDPLVLTLGISAMISMVASLTLVRWRKPASAEIIDTIKRSQSFLQQMGCIVIVLSLEGKIVEWNHAAEEISGYRREEVIDRNYWMLCLPESVRDGVKFRYLQAIATQQQVHVHHILLGSDGRQQQVNFQIVPWRNYCGEILGAIVTGEPVACSPDGSCEQELECERLQQLISYLPLPIAMFDTEMRYLAYSEGWIQHLKPQIYSLIGLNHYDVFPNVKNDWKLAHKKALRGEKVSALEDSWIREDGSLIYHGWTVGPWYRNSGEVGGVILVIIPLNNLVETRNAALDAVQFKSRFLAQMSHEIRTPMSGVLGMVELLMQTHLTPQQKDYTQTIYRSAKHLLTVINEILDLSKLEAGETHLESHDFDLQDCLETVVDLLAVKAEDKQLELIILLEPNLPRYLKGDGMRLQQVLINLVNNAIKFTKSGHIIIRVTPRVISQDHINIYFAIEDTGMGISDELQPQLFQPFSPASSATNRQYGGTGLGLSICQHLVNLMGGEIGVKSQEEEGSIFWFNATFLPSELSETSAPKELKNMSLLVVENSSLVRHSVSCITQPWGIQVETADTSKIALDKWHHQQAKGSPYNLILMDLELLDRHGAKLLGQLYKTSSDSPTQLILMSSISQRNRAEQVLNLGDFVYLVKPIAPLRLLRSFAKALELDIPNLDHHLDKSWDDVLMGSSFPETPKPPCCHLSQTNDKLRASIPLKILLAEDDLVNQEVVLTQLQQLGYVADAVSDGEAVLQHLETQHYDLILMDCQMPILDGYETTARIRGSQNSQRPPIIIALTASVMPSDRDRCLQVGMDDYITKPIDLQALVNVINRWVPVCLETQNPTPTTANHQPPLDSPVDCPVDSDRLNKLFKGKTEYKYRLLTTFIHQAQQRIETLNKAINTSNFAEIKQQAHALKGSSANAGIFHIPAISQELENLATQQNLEAIPPLVKQLQHHLDLVKDFVEMMKNP; from the coding sequence ATGTTTCTCCCAACTCCACCCAACTCCGATCCGTTAGTCCTTACCCTTGGTATTAGCGCCATGATTAGTATGGTCGCCAGTTTGACCTTAGTTAGATGGCGAAAACCCGCCAGCGCGGAAATAATAGACACTATCAAGCGATCGCAGTCTTTCCTACAGCAGATGGGTTGTATTGTGATTGTACTATCTTTAGAAGGCAAGATTGTCGAGTGGAATCATGCCGCCGAGGAAATTTCCGGCTATCGACGGGAGGAAGTGATAGATCGCAATTATTGGATGCTATGTCTACCAGAATCAGTCCGTGATGGGGTGAAATTCCGTTATCTGCAAGCGATCGCCACTCAACAGCAAGTTCATGTACATCATATCCTATTGGGTAGTGACGGACGACAACAGCAAGTTAATTTCCAAATAGTTCCTTGGCGTAATTATTGCGGAGAAATTCTAGGTGCGATCGTCACCGGGGAACCCGTAGCTTGTAGTCCCGACGGTTCATGTGAACAAGAATTAGAATGTGAACGACTACAACAACTGATATCCTACCTTCCCCTACCCATCGCCATGTTTGATACAGAAATGCGATACCTGGCTTATTCAGAGGGATGGATTCAGCATTTAAAGCCGCAGATATACTCATTAATCGGTTTAAATCATTATGATGTATTTCCTAACGTAAAAAATGACTGGAAGTTAGCCCATAAAAAAGCCTTGCGCGGCGAAAAAGTGTCGGCTTTAGAGGATTCCTGGATTCGTGAGGATGGTTCTCTGATTTATCATGGTTGGACTGTGGGACCTTGGTATCGTAATTCTGGAGAAGTTGGGGGAGTAATTCTAGTCATTATTCCCTTAAATAATCTAGTCGAAACTCGCAACGCTGCTTTAGATGCCGTTCAATTCAAGTCTCGATTTTTAGCGCAAATGAGTCATGAAATTCGCACCCCCATGAGTGGAGTTTTGGGGATGGTTGAATTGTTAATGCAAACTCATCTCACACCCCAACAAAAAGATTACACCCAAACCATTTATCGCAGCGCTAAACATCTATTAACTGTAATTAACGAAATTCTGGATTTATCCAAACTAGAAGCCGGAGAAACTCACCTAGAATCCCATGACTTTGATTTACAAGATTGCCTAGAAACCGTAGTGGATCTGTTGGCGGTTAAAGCTGAGGATAAACAACTAGAACTAATTATTTTGTTAGAACCGAATCTTCCCCGATATTTAAAGGGTGATGGGATGCGTTTACAGCAGGTTCTAATTAACTTAGTCAATAATGCTATTAAATTTACCAAATCCGGTCATATTATTATCAGAGTGACTCCCAGAGTAATTAGTCAAGATCACATTAATATTTACTTTGCCATAGAAGATACAGGAATGGGGATTTCTGATGAACTTCAACCCCAATTATTTCAGCCTTTTTCCCCTGCTAGTTCCGCCACTAATCGTCAATATGGTGGCACGGGATTAGGTTTATCAATCTGTCAGCACTTAGTGAATTTAATGGGGGGTGAAATTGGGGTTAAGAGCCAAGAAGAAGAAGGCTCTATTTTCTGGTTTAACGCCACTTTTTTACCATCGGAATTATCGGAAACTTCTGCCCCCAAAGAATTGAAAAATATGAGTTTATTGGTAGTTGAAAATAGTAGTTTAGTCAGGCATTCAGTTAGCTGCATAACTCAGCCATGGGGAATACAAGTAGAGACAGCAGATACCTCTAAAATTGCCTTAGATAAATGGCATCATCAACAGGCTAAAGGTTCCCCGTATAATCTGATTCTCATGGATTTAGAGTTACTAGACCGCCATGGTGCTAAATTACTAGGACAGCTTTATAAAACCTCTAGTGATTCGCCAACTCAGCTAATTTTAATGAGTAGTATTAGTCAGCGAAATCGCGCCGAACAGGTGTTAAATTTAGGGGATTTTGTATATTTAGTCAAGCCGATCGCCCCCCTGCGATTACTGCGAAGTTTTGCCAAAGCCCTGGAACTTGATATCCCTAATTTAGACCATCACCTTGATAAGTCTTGGGATGATGTATTGATGGGATCGTCCTTTCCCGAAACTCCCAAACCACCATGTTGTCATCTCTCCCAAACTAACGATAAACTCAGGGCTTCTATACCTCTAAAAATTCTCCTAGCTGAGGATGACTTAGTTAATCAGGAAGTGGTTTTAACTCAACTGCAACAATTGGGTTATGTCGCTGATGCTGTGTCGGACGGAGAAGCGGTTTTACAACATTTAGAAACACAGCATTATGATTTAATCTTAATGGATTGTCAGATGCCTATTTTAGATGGTTATGAAACTACAGCCAGAATTCGCGGTAGCCAAAACTCCCAACGACCTCCTATCATTATCGCTTTAACTGCTAGTGTAATGCCTTCCGATCGCGATCGCTGTCTACAAGTGGGAATGGATGACTACATCACTAAACCTATTGATTTACAGGCTTTAGTCAACGTGATTAATCGTTGGGTTCCGGTTTGTCTGGAAACCCAAAATCCAACACCCACCACAGCCAATCATCAGCCACCTTTAGATAGTCCGGTTGATTGTCCGGTTGATAGCGATCGCCTCAATAAGTTATTTAAGGGAAAAACCGAGTATAAGTATCGTCTGTTAACCACCTTTATCCATCAAGCACAACAACGAATTGAGACTCTCAATAAAGCGATTAATACCTCGAATTTTGCCGAAATCAAACAGCAAGCACACGCCTTGAAAGGGTCTAGCGCCAATGCTGGTATCTTCCACATTCCCGCCATCTCTCAGGAGTTAGAAAACCTCGCCACCCAACAAAACCTGGAAGCTATCCCACCCCTAGTCAAACAGCTTCAGCATCACCTGGACTTGGTGAAAGACTTTGTGGAAATGATGAAAAATCCATAA
- a CDS encoding secondary thiamine-phosphate synthase enzyme YjbQ — MNQYQHFLKIKTQGKSLAKITRYIQEAVETSQIQTGICTVFIRHTSASLIIQENADPDVLEDLENFLSKLVPEGDYYIHSAEGPDDMPAHIRSVLTNTSEQIPISQGRLVLGTWQGLYLWEHRRRGSYRELVIHIMGN; from the coding sequence ATGAATCAGTATCAACACTTTCTGAAAATTAAGACCCAGGGGAAATCTTTGGCTAAAATTACCCGTTATATTCAGGAAGCTGTAGAAACATCTCAGATCCAAACGGGTATTTGTACGGTATTTATCCGCCATACTTCTGCTAGTCTCATTATCCAAGAAAATGCTGATCCTGATGTGTTAGAAGACCTGGAAAATTTCCTGTCTAAATTAGTGCCAGAAGGAGATTACTACATCCACAGCGCGGAAGGACCGGACGATATGCCTGCCCATATTCGTAGTGTTTTAACTAATACATCTGAGCAAATTCCCATCTCCCAAGGACGGCTAGTATTGGGAACTTGGCAAGGACTATATCTCTGGGAACATCGCCGCCGTGGCTCCTATCGAGAACTGGTAATTCATATTATGGGGAATTAG
- a CDS encoding FAD-binding oxidoreductase, whose product MSIASQELSQTSKPLNLEEIATVAANSNLCTWDDLDQSVRANLEAAIAPGSAIQCVLYPPTQEELAAITTYAARHQLGILPFGKGSKITWGNPVKNPSIAISTQKINRLVEHAVGDLTVTVEAGMKYRELQQILAKQGQFLGFDPCYQDDATIGGIIATGDSGSLRHRYRGIRDMLLGISFVRSDGKIAKAGGRVVKNVAGYDLMKLLTGSYGTLGIITQVTLRLYPCLEASHTVLLTGDSDAIATCFATILASALTPVAMDLISPELVARLSGEKSMGLAVRFQSIRESVELQGDRLVEVGNQLNLNSTIIRENDGDFWQQLKQQIWQGSQGDRIICKVGITPTDAATTLAKCQTPAVIHGSSGLGLMRFDETQPEPLQNLRQLCNNQGGFLSVLEAPLTIKQQIEVWGYRGNALDLMAKIKQQFDPQNLLNHQRFLAGI is encoded by the coding sequence ATGTCTATAGCTAGTCAGGAATTATCCCAGACATCAAAACCTCTGAACTTAGAGGAAATAGCCACCGTCGCCGCCAACAGTAACCTATGTACTTGGGACGACCTGGATCAATCTGTCCGTGCTAACCTGGAAGCAGCGATCGCCCCCGGTTCAGCTATCCAATGCGTTCTGTATCCCCCCACTCAGGAGGAACTAGCTGCAATAACCACCTATGCGGCACGGCACCAGTTAGGAATTTTACCGTTTGGGAAAGGTAGCAAAATTACCTGGGGAAACCCGGTGAAAAACCCCTCTATTGCTATTAGTACCCAGAAAATCAACCGCTTAGTTGAACACGCGGTGGGAGACCTGACTGTAACGGTAGAAGCTGGTATGAAATATCGGGAACTTCAGCAAATTTTGGCTAAACAAGGACAGTTCCTAGGCTTTGACCCCTGCTATCAGGATGATGCTACTATTGGCGGAATTATTGCTACTGGAGATAGTGGTTCTCTGCGTCATCGATATCGAGGTATCCGCGATATGCTGCTGGGAATTTCTTTTGTCCGGTCTGATGGTAAAATTGCTAAAGCTGGGGGTCGGGTAGTTAAAAATGTCGCGGGTTATGACTTGATGAAGTTGCTAACGGGTTCCTACGGAACTTTGGGCATTATTACTCAAGTTACCCTGCGTTTATATCCCTGTTTAGAAGCATCCCATACGGTCCTGTTAACAGGAGATTCAGATGCGATCGCTACCTGTTTTGCAACTATCTTAGCCTCGGCTTTGACTCCGGTGGCTATGGATTTGATTTCCCCGGAATTAGTGGCTCGCCTCTCTGGGGAAAAATCCATGGGTTTGGCTGTCAGATTTCAAAGTATCCGGGAAAGTGTGGAACTACAAGGCGATCGCCTGGTAGAAGTCGGTAATCAACTCAATTTAAACTCAACTATAATTCGGGAAAATGACGGGGATTTTTGGCAGCAATTAAAACAGCAAATTTGGCAAGGTTCCCAAGGCGATCGCATTATTTGTAAAGTCGGTATCACTCCCACGGACGCAGCCACCACTTTGGCGAAATGTCAAACTCCCGCCGTCATTCATGGTAGCAGTGGTTTGGGATTAATGCGATTTGATGAGACTCAACCAGAGCCGTTGCAAAATCTGCGGCAGTTGTGTAATAATCAAGGTGGTTTCCTGTCGGTTTTAGAAGCACCATTAACCATTAAACAACAAATAGAAGTTTGGGGATACCGGGGAAACGCCTTAGACCTCATGGCTAAGATTAAGCAGCAATTTGACCCCCAAAATCTTCTGAATCATCAGCGATTTCTTGCTGGGATTTAA
- the clpS gene encoding ATP-dependent Clp protease adapter ClpS, whose product MSTQTVEKTSTNRKLAPRYRVLLHNDDYNPMEYVVQVLMSTVPGLTQPQAVSIMMEAHTNGLALVITCALEHAEFYCETLKNHGLTSTIEPDE is encoded by the coding sequence GTGTCAACCCAAACCGTAGAAAAGACTTCCACAAATCGGAAGTTAGCACCACGCTATCGGGTTCTGCTCCATAATGATGACTATAACCCCATGGAGTATGTGGTACAAGTGCTGATGAGTACCGTTCCCGGCCTGACTCAACCCCAAGCTGTTAGTATTATGATGGAGGCTCACACTAATGGCTTGGCTTTGGTGATTACCTGCGCCCTCGAACACGCTGAGTTTTATTGTGAAACTTTAAAAAATCATGGCTTGACCAGTACCATAGAACCTGACGAGTAG
- a CDS encoding O-linked N-acetylglucosamine transferase family protein has product MSLTNISALIITGMHRSGTSLTASFLAAMGVDLGSHLLKGDYANPKGYFEDVEILTFQRQLLASCCRGDETGFPDWGWTDSEWLNQYKITSYLTMAEQLIASRKTPGKIWGWKDPRTTLLLDFWHQIIPESYYILVYRYPWDVLDSILRLNIPFFQLHPESCLKIWRYYNLHLLDFYKRHDHQCILVHINSLIKHPDILVNLLNSKLGLADIPAGGKVLKSIYNPQILKSLPEDHPLVKLLFQVSSNNYFELLENLDAVADLPSQFSRELLLQKATSLEKMIVQLYQKSIEQQLHPNSQKFLGLVSQTVQDYQNHIYWEFPLTKLREYRQKIAEFWLTAESLKDCYHSHLGKSHKILVNSGIKYEPLTDHEQDFCRGILSQFNQEQFHPSNALRYLLVLMLYKPAYQFMINYDAMALPRWFINDFLEFMLELPEVFQNTEDIEIYTNYISHIVKIIEQKIAAESVAKLWLDIAKYLGDLFNFMPLYFAEINLKNLAVKRAKILSILLEKAGHQLDINLPPRPANRSRIRIGILKSNFDGTSETFTTIPVFEFLNREKFEVIVYVLNETQTPMEEYCKNLVDKWVELPQGIREQVAVILDDNLDILLVGSILTTAAQPIILLALHRLARIQATYFASPMTTGIKNMDYYISGTLTEPPDAASHYQEKLVLIPGTGFAFNYSWEPMETNREITRQKLGIPEESIIFVSGANFFKIIPNLRDTWAKILASVPNSVLLLYPFGSSWSKIYATIPFIHNLHRRFQVYNVAASRLILLNNLPNRAEVKAVLKLADVYLDSYPFAGANSLVEPLEVALPTVTWEGNYLRSRQGAALMKELELWDFIADDELTYIKLSVSLGNSAEFRQQTRQKIQQKMPPYSLPNFLNSRTYSAQMEIAFAQLWQDYQS; this is encoded by the coding sequence ATGTCACTTACAAATATTTCAGCATTAATTATTACCGGAATGCACCGTTCTGGAACTTCCCTAACCGCATCATTTTTAGCGGCGATGGGTGTAGACTTAGGTTCTCATCTTCTGAAAGGAGATTATGCTAATCCTAAAGGATATTTTGAAGATGTGGAAATTTTGACTTTTCAGCGTCAACTTTTAGCTAGTTGTTGTCGAGGTGATGAAACCGGATTTCCTGATTGGGGATGGACTGATAGTGAATGGCTAAATCAATATAAAATCACCAGTTACCTGACTATGGCTGAACAATTAATTGCATCTCGAAAAACTCCCGGTAAAATTTGGGGCTGGAAAGATCCACGCACTACCTTGCTCTTGGATTTTTGGCATCAGATTATTCCGGAATCTTATTATATTTTGGTCTATCGATATCCTTGGGATGTTCTGGATTCTATTTTGCGTCTCAATATTCCTTTTTTTCAACTCCATCCTGAATCATGTTTAAAAATTTGGCGATATTATAATTTGCATCTCCTGGATTTTTATAAAAGGCATGATCACCAATGTATTTTAGTTCATATAAATAGCTTGATTAAACATCCAGATATTTTGGTAAATTTATTAAATTCTAAATTAGGACTTGCGGATATTCCCGCAGGCGGAAAGGTGCTAAAATCAATTTATAATCCCCAAATACTCAAGAGTTTACCTGAAGATCATCCTTTGGTAAAATTGCTGTTTCAGGTTTCGTCAAATAACTATTTTGAACTTTTAGAAAATCTGGATGCTGTAGCCGACTTACCGAGTCAATTTTCCCGAGAACTATTGTTACAAAAAGCTACATCATTAGAGAAAATGATTGTTCAACTATATCAAAAATCCATTGAACAGCAACTACATCCAAATTCGCAGAAGTTTTTGGGTTTGGTTAGTCAAACAGTACAAGACTATCAAAACCATATTTATTGGGAGTTTCCTTTAACTAAACTGCGAGAATATCGTCAAAAAATAGCGGAGTTTTGGTTGACAGCAGAATCTCTCAAAGACTGTTACCATAGCCACTTAGGGAAAAGCCATAAAATTTTGGTTAATAGTGGCATTAAATATGAGCCATTAACTGACCATGAGCAAGATTTTTGTCGGGGAATATTATCACAGTTTAATCAAGAACAATTCCACCCATCAAATGCTCTCAGATATCTATTGGTTTTGATGCTATACAAGCCAGCCTATCAGTTCATGATTAATTATGATGCTATGGCTCTACCTAGATGGTTTATTAATGACTTCTTAGAGTTTATGTTAGAATTACCTGAAGTTTTTCAAAACACCGAAGATATCGAAATTTATACCAATTATATTTCTCACATAGTTAAGATAATTGAGCAAAAAATTGCCGCCGAAAGCGTTGCCAAACTTTGGCTTGATATTGCTAAATATCTAGGGGATTTATTTAATTTCATGCCTTTATATTTTGCCGAAATCAATCTCAAAAATTTAGCGGTTAAAAGGGCAAAAATATTGTCGATTTTGCTGGAAAAGGCTGGTCATCAATTAGATATTAATTTGCCGCCCAGACCGGCTAATCGCTCCCGGATTAGGATCGGAATTTTAAAATCCAATTTTGATGGAACTTCGGAAACATTTACGACGATTCCTGTATTTGAATTTCTGAATAGAGAGAAATTTGAGGTAATTGTTTATGTTCTTAATGAGACACAAACACCTATGGAAGAATATTGTAAAAATCTTGTTGATAAATGGGTGGAACTTCCCCAGGGAATCCGAGAACAAGTTGCGGTAATACTTGATGATAATTTAGATATTCTTTTGGTGGGCTCAATTTTAACGACAGCAGCACAACCGATAATTTTACTAGCCTTACATAGATTAGCCAGAATACAAGCTACTTATTTTGCTTCTCCTATGACCACAGGAATCAAAAATATGGATTATTATATTTCTGGAACTTTGACAGAACCCCCTGATGCTGCGAGCCACTATCAAGAAAAATTAGTCTTAATTCCCGGGACTGGTTTTGCTTTTAATTATAGTTGGGAACCTATGGAGACTAACCGAGAAATTACTCGCCAAAAACTAGGGATTCCTGAAGAATCAATTATCTTTGTTTCCGGGGCTAACTTTTTTAAAATTATTCCGAATTTGAGGGATACTTGGGCAAAAATTTTAGCGTCTGTACCTAATTCGGTGTTGCTATTATATCCCTTTGGCTCGAGTTGGTCAAAGATATACGCGACTATACCTTTTATCCATAATCTACATAGACGATTCCAGGTCTATAATGTGGCAGCATCTCGATTGATTTTGTTGAATAATTTGCCGAACCGTGCGGAAGTGAAAGCTGTGTTAAAACTAGCAGATGTTTATTTGGACTCTTACCCTTTTGCGGGTGCTAATTCCCTCGTTGAACCCCTGGAAGTGGCTTTGCCTACAGTAACTTGGGAAGGTAATTATTTGCGCTCTCGACAAGGTGCTGCTTTGATGAAAGAGTTGGAATTGTGGGATTTTATTGCTGATGATGAATTGACTTATATTAAGTTGAGTGTATCCCTGGGTAATAGTGCCGAATTTCGTCAGCAAACTCGCCAAAAAATTCAACAAAAAATGCCTCCTTATTCGTTGCCTAATTTCTTGAATAGCCGCACTTACTCAGCACAAATGGAAATAGCATTTGCCCAACTCTGGCAAGATTATCAGTCTTAA
- a CDS encoding 2Fe-2S iron-sulfur cluster-binding protein, which yields MKIEFLPDNVTVEAEPGEPILEVANRAGVSIPTGCLMGSCHACEVELDDGEIICSCISSVPAGREKMTINLYSDPAW from the coding sequence ATGAAAATCGAATTTTTGCCGGATAATGTGACTGTGGAAGCTGAACCAGGAGAACCTATATTAGAAGTGGCTAACCGCGCGGGAGTTTCGATTCCGACGGGCTGTTTAATGGGTTCCTGTCACGCCTGCGAGGTGGAATTAGATGATGGAGAAATTATCTGCTCTTGTATTAGTTCTGTACCAGCCGGAAGGGAAAAAATGACTATTAATCTGTATTCTGATCCGGCTTGGTAG
- a CDS encoding (Fe-S)-binding protein: MQTFDKSSEANLNQIPAKESNFLDQNPHLEPSANFPGFDKNNPPPPDLINTCVHCGFCLATCPSYRVIGKEMDSPRGRIYLMDAINKGEAPLAKATSEHFDSCLGCLACVTTCPSGVQYDRLIAATRPQVERNVPRNLGDRLIRTLIFSLFPYPDRLRPLLVPLYLYQKLGIKNLVRSTGLLPKISPRLAAMESILPEINSSAFQDNLPTVIPAQGEKRYRVGMILGCVQRLFFSPVNEATARVLTANGCEVIIPKSQGCCAALPEHQGQTEQSHVLIKQMIDSFADTGVDAIIINAAGCGHTLKEYGHIMRDDPEYRDKAKEFAGKVRDVQEFLAEVGLTAHLSPLVEGEDLTIVYQDACHLLHGQKISSQPRELLTKIPGVKLREPVDAALCCGSAGVYNMLQPEVADELGQQKVQNLLNTGATVIASANPGCSLQIKKHLELQGKRVTLKHPMELLDDSIRGVKI, from the coding sequence ATGCAAACTTTTGATAAGTCTTCTGAGGCTAATTTAAATCAAATTCCCGCGAAAGAAAGCAACTTTTTAGACCAAAACCCCCACCTAGAACCCTCGGCAAATTTTCCCGGATTTGACAAGAATAATCCGCCGCCGCCAGACTTAATTAATACCTGTGTTCATTGTGGGTTTTGTTTAGCCACCTGTCCTAGTTATCGGGTAATAGGTAAAGAAATGGACTCCCCCAGGGGTAGAATTTACCTGATGGATGCTATTAATAAGGGAGAAGCACCCCTTGCTAAAGCCACCAGCGAACATTTTGATAGTTGCTTAGGTTGTTTAGCCTGCGTCACCACCTGTCCTTCTGGGGTTCAATATGACCGTCTCATCGCCGCCACCCGTCCCCAGGTGGAAAGAAATGTTCCCCGAAATTTAGGCGATCGCTTAATTCGCACATTGATTTTCAGCTTATTTCCCTATCCCGACCGTCTGCGTCCCCTGTTAGTTCCCCTGTATTTATATCAAAAATTGGGGATTAAAAACCTAGTGCGGTCTACCGGATTATTGCCCAAAATCTCCCCCAGACTGGCGGCGATGGAATCAATTTTGCCGGAAATTAACTCTAGTGCTTTTCAGGACAATTTACCCACAGTAATTCCCGCACAAGGGGAAAAACGCTATCGAGTCGGGATGATTTTAGGTTGTGTACAAAGGCTATTTTTCTCTCCGGTAAATGAAGCCACCGCTAGGGTATTAACGGCTAATGGTTGCGAGGTGATTATCCCTAAATCTCAAGGCTGTTGTGCCGCACTTCCTGAACACCAAGGACAAACGGAACAATCCCATGTTTTGATTAAACAAATGATTGATAGTTTTGCCGACACTGGGGTTGATGCTATTATTATTAATGCCGCCGGTTGTGGTCATACTTTAAAAGAATATGGTCACATTATGAGGGATGATCCCGAATATCGAGACAAGGCGAAAGAATTTGCAGGTAAAGTCCGCGATGTACAGGAGTTTTTAGCGGAAGTGGGGTTAACGGCGCACTTATCTCCTTTGGTGGAAGGGGAGGATTTAACTATTGTATATCAGGATGCTTGTCACCTGTTACACGGACAAAAAATTAGCAGTCAACCGAGGGAGTTATTAACCAAAATTCCTGGGGTGAAATTGCGAGAACCTGTCGATGCGGCTTTGTGTTGTGGTAGCGCCGGGGTTTATAATATGTTACAGCCAGAAGTGGCGGATGAGTTGGGACAGCAAAAGGTACAAAATCTGCTCAATACTGGGGCGACTGTAATTGCTTCGGCTAACCCAGGGTGTTCTTTGCAAATTAAGAAGCATCTGGAATTACAAGGAAAGCGGGTTACTCTCAAGCATCCTATGGAGTTATTAGATGATTCTATTCGGGGGGTGAAAATTTAA
- a CDS encoding CPBP family intramembrane glutamic endopeptidase, whose translation MFNLSHLVRRPVPVRLGLFVVLLLLIWLPLAIPIYWLGGDPNLVSIITLVLLYCQFLILLQWWGKSVYGQPRYLRVCGLEISRRSGEGLLIGLGLGWVGVLGIFAIATGFGWLKWQPFPANFPIIIIESLLVSLGVGFAEELLFRGWLLEELRRDYSPVKSLWVSSVIFALLHFIKPWEEIVRTWLQFPGLLLLGIILVWAKDATRTPNHPHGSLALAIGLHGGLVGAYYIINVGELTMNLGKVPPWVTGIDRNPLAGLLGLLGLGAIAIIIRQLNPSATKPDQNTD comes from the coding sequence TTGTTTAATCTCTCTCACCTAGTCCGCCGCCCTGTCCCGGTTCGGTTGGGGCTGTTTGTGGTTCTATTGCTGCTAATTTGGCTTCCCCTGGCTATTCCCATTTATTGGCTAGGGGGCGACCCCAATTTGGTGAGTATCATTACCCTAGTTTTACTATATTGTCAGTTTTTGATTTTACTGCAATGGTGGGGAAAATCGGTTTATGGTCAGCCTCGTTATTTGCGGGTCTGTGGTCTGGAAATTAGTCGCCGCAGCGGTGAGGGTTTGTTAATTGGTTTAGGCTTGGGTTGGGTTGGGGTTCTGGGAATATTTGCGATCGCTACTGGGTTCGGCTGGCTCAAGTGGCAACCTTTCCCCGCCAATTTCCCTATAATTATCATTGAGAGTTTATTGGTATCTTTGGGGGTAGGATTTGCTGAGGAGTTGTTATTTAGAGGTTGGCTACTAGAAGAATTACGGCGGGACTATTCCCCCGTCAAATCTCTCTGGGTGAGTAGTGTTATATTCGCCCTACTCCACTTTATCAAACCTTGGGAAGAAATTGTGCGAACCTGGTTACAATTTCCGGGTTTATTGCTATTAGGGATAATTTTAGTTTGGGCAAAAGATGCCACCCGCACCCCTAATCATCCTCATGGTTCTTTGGCGTTAGCCATAGGCTTACACGGCGGTTTAGTTGGTGCTTATTATATCATAAATGTGGGAGAATTAACCATGAATTTAGGAAAAGTTCCCCCCTGGGTGACTGGCATTGATAGAAACCCCTTAGCCGGGTTATTGGGGTTACTGGGTTTAGGGGCGATCGCCATCATTATCCGACAGCTTAACCCCAGTGCTACCAAGCCGGATCAGAATACAGATTAA